The following DNA comes from Rosa rugosa chromosome 5, drRosRugo1.1, whole genome shotgun sequence.
AGGGAGGGAGACCTATTTAACCCCGAAGCAACAATCACAGAAAAGCCAAGCTAACCATGTCCATCTTTTGGATATTGAAATATACTTTTGGTAAATTTTTGTTTCAAAAGTAAGATATTGCTTATTGTTGCAGGGCTATAGTAATCTATCCCAAGAGGAAAAGCACCACAAACGATCCTTCTCATCTGTCTGTTTACTTGCAATGGGTTGCTGAAAAAACAAGTCATGTCACCAAAGTATTTACAGAGTATGCCTTACGCATTGTAGATCGAAATCATGCCAGCATTCAATATCGCTCAGGTAAGGATTGATTGACCTATACTTTACGGGTGATTACTATCATTAACAAAATGCTATCATGGTGATGCATAAGGGTATTGCTcggttttctttttgtttcatttccGGTAACAGAGAATCGTTCTTTCCATTTGTAGATAAGTACTGTTTTAACACTGCCTCTCGGACTCATGGTTGGCCTGAATTCATTTCACTTGGTGATTTAAGTCGTCTTTTGAAGTACGATACTTGCCTAGTGGAGGCAGAGGTCACTGTTCGTGCAATTGCTAAGATTCTTGCTAAAGATGCATGCTGACTTCGAAAAAAAGATCATTCCCCCAGAGGCAATTCAGGACACTGAAATCCACCTGCTTTATGCGGAAATTTCGTCGTTTTCGTATCTCACTATGTTGATAGTGCTTTTAGTAGAATTAGTATTGTTGGTGTTGTCGTCTTAATTTCCAATTTCTTTTACTAGTGTTTTCTCTCCAAATAGGGATCTTGGCAAATCGAATACGTGTTCCGAATAGCACTACAGTTGAGTCCTTCTCTTCTTGAAGTGGAATCAGATCCTCAAGAAATAATTTTTGCTATAGATGAGAAGGGGAAAAAGCTTGGTTCCCAATGAACACCATATTGACCAATACAAGAACACCTTATTGATGAAGTCTAGGATCACAAGTAGCAGCTTGGTTCCGATCCCTTATTTCCTCTTGTTGTGAGGCTCGACATGATAACATGGTCGCACACACAGGATCTAACAATCCCGAGTTTGCTTATCTATAATCAAGCCTAGCTTATGATTTGAAAGCTCTGGCATGGGAAACTTACTTCTTGAGCCTTCAAGGGATATTGCACTTGCCATTTACATAATGATAAAAGTCGTTGGAGTCACATTCATCCAACTTGGAActtttttaaaattttgatgACAACTTGGAGGAGGCCCTCACGAAGCGCAAGGCCTTGCACTGAATGACATTATTATTGCCATTCCTGAAACCAGCTATGAGCTAGGGAGGAGAAACTTGGGGTCATAATAAACTCATAAGCCACCTTAATTAACATGTCAAGGAAGTTGGATTTTGACTCTTGGATTGTCAACCTATTTGATCAATTGCCATAGTATCATACTATTTTATTTGCGCTAGCTCCATTTCTGTCTCCAGTAGCTTGAACCAAAATTGCAGCACTTGGAGGATTTTTGTAGAATCAGGTTGCATCTATAAGAATGAATTTTTTTCCCCAACGTACCAACAAATTAGCAGAATTTTGTTCATGAGCTCGATAAAGGATTAGCATCGAATATATGGTGAAGATAATTCAAAGGACACCAAATTGTTACTTTGTTAATAAGGATTAGCATCTAATAATATTAGGTTACTTGGTAATCAAGAAACCTCATTGTTTCTCCTAATTCTACTACAAGCTTAATTCTTGATTACTCTTGTtggcaaaaaaaataaaaataacagaCATTTAATGGTATTAAAGTACCCTATACCTTAAACAGTGTACTGTTGAATTCAACATTCGACAGAAAACCTAGTCTGATCGACGTCTTCCCAACCTGAGAAGTTGGTTGGTCAGATTGATAGCCATGGCTATCCTTAACTCGGACCAAGACGTTAAGATATACTTTGTCTGTGGTACTGGAACCCCCCTATTTACCTCAAGTAACTTCTACGTCTACAGTTGATCAGTTTGATCGCCTACTGTTCTTAATATTATTTCATTGCAGGCGTTTTCAGATCACTTTCAGATTCACTGCCAACTCATTGCAGTCTAAGTATAGAGTCGTTTTCCTTGCTAACTGAATATCATGGAGTCGATGGATATGAATCAAAAGAGTTTGAAGCCGGAGGATACATATGGTAATTAATATTCTGCTAAACTTGTGTGTGTCATGAATCAATAATGCATTTACGCTTTTAATTTGAATGAACACATTCAATCAATTGCACACATTGTTTACAGAACACTTTTACTTATGTTTATGCTTGATTTGACACAGGAAACTGGTGCTGTACCCAAAtggaaacaagaagaagaatgtgGAAGACCACATCTCTGTCTACTTGCACATAGCCGGATAAGATTCACTTCAGACTGGTTGGGGACTGGGGAGTATCTGTTGATTTCAGATTGTTTTTGCTTGATCAGAATAAGGGAATGTACTTGGTTCTTGAAGGTACGTACTGTATTTACTCTAGAAAATATATTGATGTACATAAACGTTTTGATTTCATATGCAGACTAGCTAGCTACATATATTGCCTGTCTTCtgatcttttcttctttttcgtaTTGTGTGCTTCGGTCAGATGCTTTTTCGAAGCAAAAGTGCTTTCATTGGGCGATGCACGATGTAGGTTTTGATAAACTAATCCCTCTTGAAGAATTTAGGGATGCCTCTAATGGATATCTCGTTGTTGACAAGTGTGTATTTGGAGCTGAGGTCTTTGTTTGCAGAGAAAGAAAAACAGGGCAAGCAGAGTGTATGTCAAGGGTAAAGAGCCCTTGTATGTACAAGCATGTTTGGGAGATTCAAAATTATTCTATGTTAAACGCTCCATGCCACCAATCAGAACCATTCAATGTTGAAGGCCAAGATTGGTATCGTTCTGTCCTtgctatctttttcttttttcttattttgacaAAAGATCAAGACATAGGGGAGGGGAACAAGCTCCCTAACACTGGAATGGAATAATCAAAGAAGAACAACAACAAGAAGGCTAGGGAGATCTCCAAATTGACCAAAACATAATGCACATTATTATCGCTGACAAGACTTTTTGGAATTGTAATACTTCCGTTAAATTTTAGTTTCCAAAGTAAAAAATTGCGTATTGTTCATGTGATGTTGCAGGATTATAGTACTCTATCCCGTGGGAAATCGCGAGGGGAAAGATTCTCATCTTTCTCTATACTTGGGATTGGCTGATAAACAAACAACTCCTACTGTCACTAAAGTATATGCAGAGTTTTCCTTACGCTTGGTAAATCAAAACCGTGCCAGCCATCAATCTGGTCCACGTAAGTTATGTATTAGTGAAGATGGCTAGCTATCAAGAAGAAACTATGATGCTGTCATAGACATGCATAAAGGTTttgttctgttttctttttgcttcaattcCCGTAACAGATGATCGTTTCTTCTTCTGTAGATAAGATATGTTTCATCACTGCCGGTGAGCATTATGGTTGGAGTAAATTCATTCCACAGGCTGGTTTACGTCGTTTTTTGAAGAACGATACTTTCTCAGTGGAAGCAGAGATCACTGTTCTTGGGATTGCTAAAGAACCCTCAGAGGCAGAGGACATTGTCCATACAACTGGGGAGGAGGGTTCATGCAGGTTCCCCTTCAATTCGTCTTTACTTCTCAAGTCCTTGTCCACCTTCGTCATTGTGCTCAATCTACTTCGGTTGGCCAGGTAGAGCCATACAACAATCATGAGCGTCTAGGTTTGCGCCAAGTAGAAACTGATTGATCCTAATAAGGTCTTGATATATTCTGCACTTTTTACCTTTTTTACTTCCTTGACCagttcataaatcataatctgTGAGTCTGTACTCTATCAAAAACAAGAATAAGACAATCTTTACCGATTCTTATCTCTTACAAACACAAGTAATTTGTTTCATAATAATTGCTCAAGGACGTACAAATCATGCCAAATCCATCACTTTAATTTCAGCAGAGATACCATAATTTTCCTGTTCTAATTCAAGAGCTGAAAACTCTTTCGACAACTGATGCTGTTAAGTTGGTTGGTTTTACAACTTCTGACCAAATCTCGACTGTACAAGTGTTCGATGATGTTGCTTTGGTCAGACTTCAGCCTTGTTTTGCTACACAGGAACTTCTTGTCTTTGCAGAAATCATGTTACCCAAATTCAAACACAGAGCTACAAGGCCATTCCATGCGACCATAACTGTTCTGACTCCCGAGTGATCAACAATTAAAAGAATGAAAGTTCACCATAATAATTGAACAAACACAAGTAGGCTACACTAATAAGTCCAAGACAATGACTTGATTGTTCAGATTTCTAACTGAATGACTTGATACAAACAGCATAACAGCAGTGATGACAGACCCTATGACAACTATAATTTTATTCACCCTATGACTACTTGAGGCAACGCTCCAGAGTCAAGACCCTATCATCTACCAAATCTTTCCAACCTTAGCCGCCTTAATTCTTCCAAAGTAAGGTCACCTGAATATTGTGGCAAAGGATGCGACGCCATGGAATTGCCATTGCCATTGTCATTCCTATTTGTGCCACACATTTCACATGCATCCAACCAACCAGAGTTTTCATATGTACAAGCACTGCACCTCCAATCCGCCATGGCTATTCCTCTACGACTCCCACCAACCGGTCCTCTACCAGATACCTGCCTCCGTCTGAATGGAAACACTCTTCTTAAAAACCGCATCGGCAATTCTAGTACATTAGTAACACCTCTGAGAACTAAAGTAAGTGGGTCTGAGCCCGAATATGCACTCCTCAATCGGAGATACAGAAACCCGGCAAGTATCCCACCCAAATGACCAATGAAAGACACGCCAGGCACCAACATCTGGATAAGAACCAACTCCACCCAAGCAGCATAACGCGACGGCATCGGAATTCCATGTACAGAACTATAGTTTCCGGACTGCGAATTGAGAACCACCTTCATTGCAAATATCACCCCAGAAAACCCAACAGCGTATTCCGAATAATAAGCCTTCTCATAGTCAAACAAAACCAGCAGCGCTTTCGAAAGCAGCAGTGTGATCCCTTGGGACATACCGAGTAGCACAGCAACCATGGATGCAAACTCAGCACTATCCATGGAGGACTCCAACTTGATGCCCTTCCATAAAAGCGAGAGCATGTTGTAAGCCAGATGAGACTCTCCCACATGGTAAAACGGTGACAGCAAGAACCGCTTCAAGTCCTTATTCTGTTCAACAATTCCAATTCATTTCCAAAACCCCAAttaccaaaacgacgtcgtacGTAATTGGAAAATTTTGGGAATTTTGGGCGTAAAGATGAAAACTTGAAATCGAAAGggtggtgatggattgagaatTTACCTTGAGGATGAGGTGAGGGTTGAACCAGACGTCGTGAATGGAAGGAAGAATGGGTTCGAGGAAGGCGGGGCGTAAGTAGACGAGGGAATTGGCGGCAATGAGTGCGGCGGTGACGGGAGGCTTCCTGTCGAGCCTGTAATACTCGCTGGCGGCGTGGAGTGCGAGCAGCGGCAACATTCCGTTGGATCGGGATCCTCTTCTCTCCATCGTGTTTAGGGTTTCCGATTTGATCTTTCGATTTGGATTTGCCTCCTTGTTCACGACGACAAGCACATTCCAGAGCAGAGAGTCCAGACGCTTCgcggtttttctttttcttttccttttattcGTTATACAAGCGTGACCCGGCCCATTGCCTCATGGCCCAATCTGCTTAAataagttttctcttttattatCTAGTTGAATCTTCAGATTTGAGAGATTAGAGGAGAATATACTTTGAAAGTATATTGAAAATTTCTATAAAGGTATCATGTCACTTCCAAGCATGAGAGATTAGAAAAATTAACGAGGTTCATCGTGGAGGTGAGAAGAgtatatgtttttcttttctctccctctgttcttatttttcttttcatataagttgacaaagtctaataataattgaaaaaaatggaggtccaaatattaaatttggaggttcaactagaaccacccttaaAAGAATTTAGGTCTTTGAATAGGTTTTTATCAAGTTCGCCTTATTTTTCGCTCAATTGAGAATTGTTGAGGTCAAATAGTAAGCTTGTGAGTTCATTTTATGACAAGACGACTGGAATTTAGCATTATCTCATCTcgatttttaattaatttatcaaacaagcttttaataaacaaataaaaaaatatttttaagaTAAAAACAATTTTTGAATGCTGGAATTTCATTCAAgctcgaatttttttttttaatgatagaAAAATCAAATAGAAAATTAAAACACAAACTCACAACTAACATTCTCTCCCGACTAATCCAAGTGGAACGCTGAGAACACAGAAAGGGGCAAGTAGAAAAACCAAATAGAAAGATTCTGAGAAAAAATGAGCTCAACTCTTCATACTACTGCTTGTCTGCTTTTGGCTACAAGTAGAGACTTTATCCAAATCATGTTAATATAAGGAAACCCTAATGGGACAACAAAGCAAGGTTGGTGGTATTAATTATTTCTTAACATTGCTATAAATATTTTGGTTGTTTAAAGTTAGGTTCATGCACTCCTTTCTTTAATCCATTGCCAACTTCATTGTCCAAAGCCTACAAATTTGCactaatattttatttttattggtgCAGACAAATTTGAACTAATAGGAAAAAATGCCACTTCAGAGCAAAAGAAGCGTGTAGAATATTTTcttaccagaaaaaaaaaaaaaaaatttggtattTTACTAatttagaaaaacaaaaacaaatggaAATATAATTATGACAGTTTCATCCTTGTCTTTGAAAAGAGTATGATTCATTTCCTCTATTGCAGACCCATTTCCatccctttttctttctctttctctccctttctctctctgaaGTCTGAACATAGATTGACTGATAACCTAAGGGCACTCAAGGCTGCTGAAAATGCCAAAGAACCAAGCTTGGCCTTGGTTTCCACCACCTAATTCAAGATAGATTCCAGAGGCCCTAACAAGAATCGCATAGAGCAACACAACTAGCTTCCATTTCTTTAATAGGTTTGTTTCCCCTGGATTCTTTTTCAGTTTCTTTTCATGTATACTTTCCCATTCTTCATGGCATTATGTGCGTCTGTTCCTCCTTATCTGAACCCTGAATTCAATTTGCAGGAAATTCATCTTATTTTGGTGCAagttttatctttttattttgggGTTAGGTTCTTGATTTCTGAAGGAGACATATCAGATTCATAAAAGGAAATCATTTCCTCCGTATATTGATTCATGTAAGAAAGTTTATCTCTTTAAGTAACTACCTATGCTGCTCATTAAGAATTTATTAGATAATCAAGAAGTCTTATATGATGGTTACTACTCATGTGTATTGTTGTTGGGTTTTGTTTCTGTGGTAATTATTGCTTTTTTAGATGATTAGACTTTACGTTATCTATTTGCATATAGTTTTACCATTTTTGGTCTCTTTTTGGTTTCAATATTTGGGTTGGtgtaaagtttcaatctttggcATATAGGGAATCTCTGCATCAAGCTATCATTCCTGGGTTGCCTGATGACTTGGCATTGAGATGTCTGGCAAAGCTTTCTCATGGATACCATGGACTGGTTGAAAGTGTTTCGAAGACGTGGAGAGACTTGATCCGAAGCTCGGAATATGCCAACTATAAAGCTAGAGAACGATTGTGTGGCAACTGGTTGTTTGTTTTGACTGAATGCTCCAACAATGAGTGGGTTGCTTATGATCCTGAGGCTGATAGGTGGCATCCTTTGCCAAAGATTCCATCTGTCCATGCTGAGGGGAAACAGTATGGGTTTTCATGTATTAGTGTTTGCAGTCGGTTTTTCGTAATTGGAGGTTCCTATTCTCGGGATAATCCTGCATTTCCCCATCAGAGGCCTTTGGTAACAAATGAGGTCATGCAGTTTGATCCGTTTAAGAAACAATGGACCAATGTGGCAAGCATGATTACTCCCCGCTCTCACTTTGCATGTAGCGTTGTATCTGGTAAGATTTATGTTGCTGGGGGACGTAACTTATCTTGCACCAGAGGGCTTGCTCTTGCTGAGGTCTATGATCCAGTGGCTGACAAGTATGTTCCTATCATTTGCCCTTCAAACATTATCGTCAAATGATCATGCCATTTTTACTTGATAAAGATTAAAGAAAAGTTTTCATGTTTCTGAGCTTGCCATAGTATTTCTGAACATTCTTTTTGAGGGGAGAATCAAGGTTTGGTAATTTGCATTTGTGATTTTGCTGGCCTCTCTTCTGAGAAGTGTGTCCTGATCTTGCTGATAGCATGCCTGTATAAATAGTGCTATTATATATGTTCATGATATATGTTACATACTTATTTTGGTCCTAATTTGGCAATTTTAATATTAATAACAAACATGTAAAATTGCAGATGGGAGGAGTTGCCACCAATGCCCCATGCCCAGATGGACTGCTTAGGATTATCCTATAAAGGAAAATTTCATGTTCTCAGCGACCAAGTAGGCCTGCCAGACCAAAATACCTCTGAGGTATTTAGCCTATCTGATGGAACATGGTGCACAATGGAAGACATTTGGCCTTTTTCAAGGGCAATGCAATTTGCAGTTCAGGTGATAGGAGATAATCGAGTGTATACCGTTGTAGATTGGGGTGAGAGCTTTATTAAAACAAGAGATACTGAAAAAGGAGAGTGGTACAACATAGGCTCAGTTCCATCTGTGGTTCTTCCTGATCACTGTCGGCAGCTGGAGGCTTTTGGTTATGGTTTTACTGCCTTACAACATGAATTATATGTCCTAGGAGGGAAGGCTCTCAAGTGGGAACAATCTGGTGCTGGGAGGTTTGACATTGTCAAGTTGGATGTGGTGAGGGTCTGTAACCCCTTGGTTAAGCCATTAAAATGGAGGGAAACCAGACCCATGATTGGGTCAGCTCGTGGCACTGTCATAGGGTGTGCATCCATGGAAGAAGAATCTTCATGTGACCAAGGTAAAGTTCTAGGCTTGAACAATTGATGTATATGTTGTGATTTTATGCATTTGGGCAGACCTATAAGATTGACATTGCCTGAAATCTGACATAATGTTGAAGAACATATAATATTGCTTGTGGAAGATATAATATTATTATACTCAATTGTTCCCCTCTTATTTTGGATGTAGCAATGTTTGCTCGAAACAGTTAAATATTGCTTGAAGCTTTACTTTCATGCCTTTCAAAACTTGAAATGAAACATTTTATCAGGATAGGAAGATCATTAAATGACTTTAGAATGTAAGACCAAGAGGAATACATGTGCTCCTTTGCTGAATGGATGTCCTGTCAATCCAGTCCTTTcgaagaataaattaaataaactGTGCTTTAGAGTAACTCACTAGTTATTTATTAAAGTTTAAGTAGTGAAACCTCATAATTTGACAGAATCATATGTGGAGTGAGCAAGATGATGAAGCATGAATCTGATTAGAAATCATAGTCTCCAGGAGATAGACTACTTGTCACACTTTTTACATACCAGGATTTATTAGAATTCTTACCATAGTAATAAGTCTGGTGCTTTATACTGATTTGAAGCATATGTGTTCAATCTCTTAGACGCTGTTGTTCATATTCATGACATGCTTATTGGTCCAGTGTCTTCTCCCATTTTCCACTTCTCTTATGTTTGATATCAATTTCATAATCTGGTTGACCATTCTGTTGACTGGAAATGTACATGTCTTTCTTTCCAGGCTTTATTCTGTTGGGGCGCTTCCGAATTCGTTCTCTTTCATAGTATAAAACAGGGCCATAACCTTGCTTTGAGGAGAGACACTAGCATGAACTACAAACATTTCAAAAACCATGTCTCACATAGAGGAGATAATGCATACATAGCAGGTGTTCCCGAAGAACAATGAGAACTTTGTCCAAAAAGCCGAGCAGCCGAAATTTGACAAAGGTGATGATCGTACGTGGTTTTTGGACAAAAGAATCTTGTACCGTACTCTTTGCCAAATTGAATGGTTGGTTTTAATTCTTCCTTATTGTAACATCACTATCTTTTGTGTCATTATGAACAATGACACATGCAATCAAGCGTATTATCCATGAACATTGCTTACAACTGCAACTTGATCAAAAATAGTGTCGAAGCAAATGGCTAATCCTCAGAAATGAAAAACAACCGAGCAGTGAGACCAAATTGGTACAAcgatattcatttttttttttttgaatgttaaactaaaattaaaaataactgTTATTATTggcaaataaattaaaataggGCCAAAAGGCAAAAACAGAATCACTCGGTGTGTTAAGGATGGTCGAACAGGCTAGCATGAAACCTCAATGTCTAATGTTCAAGTCTCAACTCCCATCAGTTTGTGAGCAGCATGTTTGAGGGGTTTTCGGGTTGGTGCGCCTGCAGCGGAGGATTAGTGTGGCTTTGCTGGGATATCTTTATGGACCTCGGTCTGCATTTTAATTAAGTGGGTGTGTGTTAGTATCTTGCTAACGTAACCGAGGTAACTTACTACCTCATCCAGAAGGTCAGaactatcaaaaaaaaaaaaaaggaaataggAAAAACAGAGTAAAGAAAGTGAGATTGAAATAGGTtgaaaaaaaactcaaaaaggaTTAAATCAAGGCGCGCT
Coding sequences within:
- the LOC133711213 gene encoding uncharacterized protein LOC133711213; translated protein: MAILNSDQDVKIYFVCGVFRSLSDSLPTHCSLSIESFSLLTEYHGVDGYESKEFEAGGYIWKLVLYPNGNKKKNVEDHISNKGMYLVLEGFDKLIPLEEFRDASNGYLVVDKIIVLYPVGNREGKDSHLSLYLGLADKQTTPTVTKVYAEFSLRLMIVSSSVDKICFITAGEHYGWSKFIPQAGLRRFLKNDTFSVEAEITVLGIAKEPSEAEDIVHTTGEEGSCRFPFNSSLLLKSLSTFVIVLNLLRLAR
- the LOC133709192 gene encoding rhomboid-like protein 14, mitochondrial → MERRGSRSNGMLPLLALHAASEYYRLDRKPPVTAALIAANSLVYLRPAFLEPILPSIHDVWFNPHLILKNKDLKRFLLSPFYHVGESHLAYNMLSLLWKGIKLESSMDSAEFASMVAVLLGMSQGITLLLSKALLVLFDYEKAYYSEYAVGFSGVIFAMKVVLNSQSGNYSSVHGIPMPSRYAAWVELVLIQMLVPGVSFIGHLGGILAGFLYLRLRSAYSGSDPLTLVLRGVTNVLELPMRFLRRVFPFRRRQVSGRGPVGGSRRGIAMADWRCSACTYENSGWLDACEMCGTNRNDNGNGNSMASHPLPQYSGDLTLEELRRLRLERFGR
- the LOC133709317 gene encoding F-box/kelch-repeat protein At1g16250; translated protein: MESLHQAIIPGLPDDLALRCLAKLSHGYHGLVESVSKTWRDLIRSSEYANYKARERLCGNWLFVLTECSNNEWVAYDPEADRWHPLPKIPSVHAEGKQYGFSCISVCSRFFVIGGSYSRDNPAFPHQRPLVTNEVMQFDPFKKQWTNVASMITPRSHFACSVVSGKIYVAGGRNLSCTRGLALAEVYDPVADKWEELPPMPHAQMDCLGLSYKGKFHVLSDQVGLPDQNTSEVFSLSDGTWCTMEDIWPFSRAMQFAVQVIGDNRVYTVVDWGESFIKTRDTEKGEWYNIGSVPSVVLPDHCRQLEAFGYGFTALQHELYVLGGKALKWEQSGAGRFDIVKLDVVRVCNPLVKPLKWRETRPMIGSARGTVIGCASMEEESSCDQGFILLGRFRIRSLS